In Rissa tridactyla isolate bRisTri1 chromosome 8, bRisTri1.patW.cur.20221130, whole genome shotgun sequence, one genomic interval encodes:
- the EEF2KMT gene encoding protein-lysine N-methyltransferase EEF2KMT isoform X4 codes for MAQPGLATRFQRRFLAARQLRSFPWPELEQNLRISPDSSLLLDILHKTVRHPLCAKYPPSTKYRRSFLTELIKKHEATAAEPLDELYDALADILNEEESTRSYKSYLLPSGEPVTLSESVAIVSGGTTGLITWDAALQLAQWAIENNSAFRDRTVLELGSGIGFTGIAICKTCHPKAYVFSDCHPAVLQQLAENIRLNGFVLEPGKTRHIQTEPQGQEEEATNYQNPKLNPRLIVAELDWGSVTEKQLLDLQPDVVIAADVVYDPEIILALIGMLQKLAACRVARKAPEVYIAVTVRNPDTYHLFQAELDKVGIGWQIIPAHSKSIFLYDVQPNVTILQLFI; via the exons ATGGCCCAGCCGGGGTTGGCGACCCGCTTCCAGCGCCGCTTCCTGGCGGCCCGGCAGCTCCGCTCTTTCCCCTGGCCG gaactggAACAAAACCTACGGATTTCACCGGATTCCTCCCTGCTCCTGGATATTCTACACAAG ACCGTTCGCCACCCGCTGTGTGCAAAATACCCCCCTTCCACCAAGTACAGGAGATCTTTTCTAACCGAACTCATCAAAAAG CATGAAGCTACGGCAGCTGAACCCCTGGATGAGCTCTACGACGCACTGGCAGATATTTTAAACGAAGAAGAATCCACTCGCTCTTACAAAAGCTACTTGCTG CCCTCGGGAGAGCCCGTCACCCTTTCCGAGAGCGTGGCCATCGTCTCTGGAGGAACGACGGGGCTCATCACCTGGGATGCTGCGCTTCAGCTGGCTCAATGGGCGATAGAGAACAACAGCGCTTTCAGGGACAG GACGGTCTTGGAACTGGGCAGTGGGATTGGCTTCACCGGAATTGCAATCTGTAAAACCTGCCATCCCAAGGCGTATGTATTCAGTGACTGCCACCCCgctgttctccagcagctggCGGAAAACATCCGTTTGAATGGCTTCGTCTTGGAGCCCGGAAAGACCCGTCATATCCAAacagagccccagggccaggaggaAGAAGCAACGAATtaccaaaacccaaaactaaacCCCAGACTCATTGTTGCAGAACTGGACTGGGGCTCGGTTACAGAAAAACAGCTCTTGGATCTTCAACCTGACGTCGTCATCGCAGCAG ACGTGGTATATGATCCAGAGATAATTTTAGCCCTTATTGGTATGCTACAAAAACTCGCCGCTTGCAGAGTGGCCAGAAAAGCTCCTGAGGTCTACATTGCTGTCACCGTTCGTAATCCAGACACGTATCACCTGTTCCAGGCTGAACTCG ATAAAGTTGGGATCGGATGGCAGATTATTCCAGCCCACAGCAAGAGTATTTTTCTCTATGACGTGCAGCCAAACGTAACTATTCTACAGCTGTTTATATAG
- the EEF2KMT gene encoding protein-lysine N-methyltransferase EEF2KMT isoform X3, translating into MAPPGPDPLPLRPAGALSFAAARGSDVRVRHHPARAGQRRPELEQNLRISPDSSLLLDILHKTVRHPLCAKYPPSTKYRRSFLTELIKKHEATAAEPLDELYDALADILNEEESTRSYKSYLLPSGEPVTLSESVAIVSGGTTGLITWDAALQLAQWAIENNSAFRDRTVLELGSGIGFTGIAICKTCHPKAYVFSDCHPAVLQQLAENIRLNGFVLEPGKTRHIQTEPQGQEEEATNYQNPKLNPRLIVAELDWGSVTEKQLLDLQPDVVIAADVVYDPEIILALIGMLQKLAACRVARKAPEVYIAVTVRNPDTYHLFQAELDKVGIGWQIIPAHSKSIFLYDVQPNVTILQLFI; encoded by the exons atggcgccgccgggcccggaCCCGCTCCCACTGCGGCCCGCGGGCGCCCTGTCCTTCGCCGCCGCACGCGGCAGTGACGTCCGCGTGCGTCATCACCCTGCGCGGGCTGGGCAGAGGAGGCCT gaactggAACAAAACCTACGGATTTCACCGGATTCCTCCCTGCTCCTGGATATTCTACACAAG ACCGTTCGCCACCCGCTGTGTGCAAAATACCCCCCTTCCACCAAGTACAGGAGATCTTTTCTAACCGAACTCATCAAAAAG CATGAAGCTACGGCAGCTGAACCCCTGGATGAGCTCTACGACGCACTGGCAGATATTTTAAACGAAGAAGAATCCACTCGCTCTTACAAAAGCTACTTGCTG CCCTCGGGAGAGCCCGTCACCCTTTCCGAGAGCGTGGCCATCGTCTCTGGAGGAACGACGGGGCTCATCACCTGGGATGCTGCGCTTCAGCTGGCTCAATGGGCGATAGAGAACAACAGCGCTTTCAGGGACAG GACGGTCTTGGAACTGGGCAGTGGGATTGGCTTCACCGGAATTGCAATCTGTAAAACCTGCCATCCCAAGGCGTATGTATTCAGTGACTGCCACCCCgctgttctccagcagctggCGGAAAACATCCGTTTGAATGGCTTCGTCTTGGAGCCCGGAAAGACCCGTCATATCCAAacagagccccagggccaggaggaAGAAGCAACGAATtaccaaaacccaaaactaaacCCCAGACTCATTGTTGCAGAACTGGACTGGGGCTCGGTTACAGAAAAACAGCTCTTGGATCTTCAACCTGACGTCGTCATCGCAGCAG ACGTGGTATATGATCCAGAGATAATTTTAGCCCTTATTGGTATGCTACAAAAACTCGCCGCTTGCAGAGTGGCCAGAAAAGCTCCTGAGGTCTACATTGCTGTCACCGTTCGTAATCCAGACACGTATCACCTGTTCCAGGCTGAACTCG ATAAAGTTGGGATCGGATGGCAGATTATTCCAGCCCACAGCAAGAGTATTTTTCTCTATGACGTGCAGCCAAACGTAACTATTCTACAGCTGTTTATATAG
- the ALG1 gene encoding chitobiosyldiphosphodolichol beta-mannosyltransferase isoform X2, producing MRPTLLGSCNIHTRSFCCFAVGPKLFQYVVKVIVQAIQLLYTMLKIDKPSYILLQNPPGLPAIAVAWVACLFWRSKLIIDWHNYGYTIMSLNHGKNHPLVQIAKWYEKLFGRLSDYNLCVTNAMKEDLWVNCNIKAVTLYDKPASYFKETPLELQHRLYMKLAKDYEPFKPRTEAVSSNAQRSAFTEMDEKNGHVIKTRGRPALLISSTSWTEDEDFSVLLKALEDYECYINEGAKLPSLVCVITGKGPLKDYYNGLINKLHFKHIQICTPWLEAEDYPLLLGSADLGVCLHKSSSGLDLPMKVVDMFGCCLPVCAIYFDCLHELVKHDENGLIFRDSNELAEQLKMLFLGFPTLEGKLHSFRKNLRASKQLRWDESWDQTVLPLLGQNE from the exons ATGAGGCCCACGCTTCTGGGGAGCTGTAACATTCATACCAGGTCTTTCTGTTGTTTTGCAGTTGGTCCGAAGCTTTTCCAGTATGTCGTAAAAGTCATTGTGCAGGCAATACAATTACTGTACACCATGCTAAAGATAGATAAGCCATCCTATATTCTTCTTCAG AATCCTCCAGGCTTACCTGCTATAGCTGTTGCCTGGGTAGCATGTCTTTTCTGGAGAAGCAAACTGATAATTGATTGGCACAACTATGGATATACTATAATGAGCCTGAATCATGGAAAAAATCACCCGCTAGTACAAATTGCAAAATG GTATGAAAAGCTTTTTGGGCGTTTGTCTGACTATAACTTGTGTGTTACTAATGCAATGAAAGAAGATCTGTGGGTGAATTGCAACATAAA GGCAGTAACGCTGTATGACAAGCCAGCTTCTTATTTTAAGGAAACACCATTAGAACTTCAGCATCGTTTGTACATGAAACTTGCCAAAGACTATGAGCCTTTTAAACCACG TACAGAGGCTGTCAGTTCGAATGCTCAGAGGTCTGCCTTTACTGAAATGGATGAAAAAAATGGACACGTGATAAAAACCAGAGGACGGCCGGCTCTTCTGATCAGCAGCACAAGCTGGACAG AGGATGAAGACTTTTCAGTCCTTCTAAAAGCTTTAGAAG ATTATGAGTGCTATATCAATGAAGGAGCAAAGCTTCCATCTTTAGTATGTGTGATAACAG GTAAAGGACCTCTGAAAGACTACTACAATGGACTgataaataaactgcactttaaGCATATCCAGATCTGTACGCCATGGCTTGAAGCTGAGGATTACCCTCTTTTGCTTG gctCAGCAGACCTGGGCGTGTGTCTCCATAAATCATCCAGTGGTTTGGATTTACCCATGAAGGTGGTAGATATGTTTGGCTGTTGTTTACCTGTGTGTGCAATATATTTTGATTG TTTACATGAACTTGTGAAACACGATGAGAATGGCCTGATATTCAGGGACTCGAATGAACTTGCAGAACAACTAAAG ATGCTTTTCCTGGGGTTTCCTACACTGGAAGGCAAACTTCACAGCTTCAGAAAAAACCTCCGTGCATCCAAGCAACTGCGCTGGGACGAGAGTTGGGACCAGACTGTTCTTCCTTTGCTTGGGCAGAATGAATGA
- the EEF2KMT gene encoding protein-lysine N-methyltransferase EEF2KMT isoform X2, with translation MAPPGPDPLPLRPAGALSFAAARGSDVRVRHHPARAGQRRPVGTAGRATRCQREGRGFEPPLAPPRGGHQAGDARPAGPWPSRGWRPASSAASWRPGSSALSPGRYDVELEQNLRISPDSSLLLDILHKTVRHPLCAKYPPSTKYRRSFLTELIKKPSGEPVTLSESVAIVSGGTTGLITWDAALQLAQWAIENNSAFRDRTVLELGSGIGFTGIAICKTCHPKAYVFSDCHPAVLQQLAENIRLNGFVLEPGKTRHIQTEPQGQEEEATNYQNPKLNPRLIVAELDWGSVTEKQLLDLQPDVVIAADVVYDPEIILALIGMLQKLAACRVARKAPEVYIAVTVRNPDTYHLFQAELDKVGIGWQIIPAHSKSIFLYDVQPNVTILQLFI, from the exons atggcgccgccgggcccggaCCCGCTCCCACTGCGGCCCGCGGGCGCCCTGTCCTTCGCCGCCGCACGCGGCAGTGACGTCCGCGTGCGTCATCACCCTGCGCGGGCTGGGCAGAGGAGGCCTGTGGGTACTGCCGGCCGCGCAACGCGCTGTCAACGGGAGGGTCGCGGGTTCGAGCCCCCGCTCGCCCCTCCGCGGGGTGGCCACCAGGCCGGGGACGCTCGACCCGCGGGGCCATGGCCCAGCCGGGGTTGGCGACCCGCTTCCAGCGCCGCTTCCTGGCGGCCCGGCAGCTCCGCTCTTTCCCCTGGCCGGTACGATGTG gaactggAACAAAACCTACGGATTTCACCGGATTCCTCCCTGCTCCTGGATATTCTACACAAG ACCGTTCGCCACCCGCTGTGTGCAAAATACCCCCCTTCCACCAAGTACAGGAGATCTTTTCTAACCGAACTCATCAAAAAG CCCTCGGGAGAGCCCGTCACCCTTTCCGAGAGCGTGGCCATCGTCTCTGGAGGAACGACGGGGCTCATCACCTGGGATGCTGCGCTTCAGCTGGCTCAATGGGCGATAGAGAACAACAGCGCTTTCAGGGACAG GACGGTCTTGGAACTGGGCAGTGGGATTGGCTTCACCGGAATTGCAATCTGTAAAACCTGCCATCCCAAGGCGTATGTATTCAGTGACTGCCACCCCgctgttctccagcagctggCGGAAAACATCCGTTTGAATGGCTTCGTCTTGGAGCCCGGAAAGACCCGTCATATCCAAacagagccccagggccaggaggaAGAAGCAACGAATtaccaaaacccaaaactaaacCCCAGACTCATTGTTGCAGAACTGGACTGGGGCTCGGTTACAGAAAAACAGCTCTTGGATCTTCAACCTGACGTCGTCATCGCAGCAG ACGTGGTATATGATCCAGAGATAATTTTAGCCCTTATTGGTATGCTACAAAAACTCGCCGCTTGCAGAGTGGCCAGAAAAGCTCCTGAGGTCTACATTGCTGTCACCGTTCGTAATCCAGACACGTATCACCTGTTCCAGGCTGAACTCG ATAAAGTTGGGATCGGATGGCAGATTATTCCAGCCCACAGCAAGAGTATTTTTCTCTATGACGTGCAGCCAAACGTAACTATTCTACAGCTGTTTATATAG
- the EEF2KMT gene encoding protein-lysine N-methyltransferase EEF2KMT isoform X5: MAQPGLATRFQRRFLAARQLRSFPWPELEQNLRISPDSSLLLDILHKTVRHPLCAKYPPSTKYRRSFLTELIKKPSGEPVTLSESVAIVSGGTTGLITWDAALQLAQWAIENNSAFRDRTVLELGSGIGFTGIAICKTCHPKAYVFSDCHPAVLQQLAENIRLNGFVLEPGKTRHIQTEPQGQEEEATNYQNPKLNPRLIVAELDWGSVTEKQLLDLQPDVVIAADVVYDPEIILALIGMLQKLAACRVARKAPEVYIAVTVRNPDTYHLFQAELDKVGIGWQIIPAHSKSIFLYDVQPNVTILQLFI; this comes from the exons ATGGCCCAGCCGGGGTTGGCGACCCGCTTCCAGCGCCGCTTCCTGGCGGCCCGGCAGCTCCGCTCTTTCCCCTGGCCG gaactggAACAAAACCTACGGATTTCACCGGATTCCTCCCTGCTCCTGGATATTCTACACAAG ACCGTTCGCCACCCGCTGTGTGCAAAATACCCCCCTTCCACCAAGTACAGGAGATCTTTTCTAACCGAACTCATCAAAAAG CCCTCGGGAGAGCCCGTCACCCTTTCCGAGAGCGTGGCCATCGTCTCTGGAGGAACGACGGGGCTCATCACCTGGGATGCTGCGCTTCAGCTGGCTCAATGGGCGATAGAGAACAACAGCGCTTTCAGGGACAG GACGGTCTTGGAACTGGGCAGTGGGATTGGCTTCACCGGAATTGCAATCTGTAAAACCTGCCATCCCAAGGCGTATGTATTCAGTGACTGCCACCCCgctgttctccagcagctggCGGAAAACATCCGTTTGAATGGCTTCGTCTTGGAGCCCGGAAAGACCCGTCATATCCAAacagagccccagggccaggaggaAGAAGCAACGAATtaccaaaacccaaaactaaacCCCAGACTCATTGTTGCAGAACTGGACTGGGGCTCGGTTACAGAAAAACAGCTCTTGGATCTTCAACCTGACGTCGTCATCGCAGCAG ACGTGGTATATGATCCAGAGATAATTTTAGCCCTTATTGGTATGCTACAAAAACTCGCCGCTTGCAGAGTGGCCAGAAAAGCTCCTGAGGTCTACATTGCTGTCACCGTTCGTAATCCAGACACGTATCACCTGTTCCAGGCTGAACTCG ATAAAGTTGGGATCGGATGGCAGATTATTCCAGCCCACAGCAAGAGTATTTTTCTCTATGACGTGCAGCCAAACGTAACTATTCTACAGCTGTTTATATAG
- the NDUFB6 gene encoding NADH dehydrogenase [ubiquinone] 1 beta subcomplex subunit 6 — MSGYSEDERLRLQQLRALRRRWLRDQELSEREPVLPRRQLGPVAAFWERFLQPGGLWRQQVFKAYETGGFVFTRVLVPAWIILYCLKYHVMKTPHGVVMSNPRIFPGDKILETGEIIPPLKEEPGEHH, encoded by the exons atGAGCGGCTACAGCGAGGACGAGCGGCTGCGGCTGCAGCAGCTCCGCGCCCTGCGGCGGCGCTGGCTGCGGGACCAGGAGCTGAGCGAGCGGGAGCCCGTCCTGCCGCGGCGGCAGCTGGGGCCCGTGGCCGCCTTCTGGGAGCGCTTCCTGCAGCCCGGGGGGCTCTGGCGGCAGCAG GTGTTCAAGGCCTATGAGACCGGCGGCTTCGTCTTTACGCGGGTCCTTGTCCCCGCCTGGATCATCCTCTACTGCCTCAAGTACCACGTCATG AAAACGCCGCACGGTGTTGTTATGTCAAATCCACGGATATTCCCA GGGGACAAAATTTTAGAGACGGGAGAAATTATTCCACCCCTGAAAGAAGAACCCGGTGAGCACCACTGA
- the ALG1 gene encoding chitobiosyldiphosphodolichol beta-mannosyltransferase isoform X1: MAAAGAALALGLALAAAVLATVLRRRRGRATAAGDGGGRVCVAVLGDLGRSPRMQYHALSLARHGRGVDLLGYLQSRPHGDVLRSGEIRLVPVAELRGLRVGPKLFQYVVKVIVQAIQLLYTMLKIDKPSYILLQNPPGLPAIAVAWVACLFWRSKLIIDWHNYGYTIMSLNHGKNHPLVQIAKWYEKLFGRLSDYNLCVTNAMKEDLWVNCNIKAVTLYDKPASYFKETPLELQHRLYMKLAKDYEPFKPRTEAVSSNAQRSAFTEMDEKNGHVIKTRGRPALLISSTSWTEDEDFSVLLKALEDYECYINEGAKLPSLVCVITGKGPLKDYYNGLINKLHFKHIQICTPWLEAEDYPLLLGSADLGVCLHKSSSGLDLPMKVVDMFGCCLPVCAIYFDCLHELVKHDENGLIFRDSNELAEQLKMLFLGFPTLEGKLHSFRKNLRASKQLRWDESWDQTVLPLLGQNE; the protein is encoded by the exons atggcggcggccggCGCGGCGCTGGCCCTGGGACTGGCCCTGGCCGCGGCGGTGCTGGCGACcgtgctgcggcggcggcgggggcgggcgacGGCAGCGGGTGACGGCGGCGGACGGGTGTGCGTGGCGGTGTTGGGCGACCTGGGCCGCAGCCCGCGAATGCAGTACCACGCGCTCTCGCTGGCCCGGCACGGACGCGGCGTCGACCTGCTGGGCTACCTCC AGAGCAGGCCGCACGGCGACGTGCTGCGGAGCGGGGAGATACGGCTGGTGCCCGTGGCGGAGCTGCGGGGGCTGCGAG TTGGTCCGAAGCTTTTCCAGTATGTCGTAAAAGTCATTGTGCAGGCAATACAATTACTGTACACCATGCTAAAGATAGATAAGCCATCCTATATTCTTCTTCAG AATCCTCCAGGCTTACCTGCTATAGCTGTTGCCTGGGTAGCATGTCTTTTCTGGAGAAGCAAACTGATAATTGATTGGCACAACTATGGATATACTATAATGAGCCTGAATCATGGAAAAAATCACCCGCTAGTACAAATTGCAAAATG GTATGAAAAGCTTTTTGGGCGTTTGTCTGACTATAACTTGTGTGTTACTAATGCAATGAAAGAAGATCTGTGGGTGAATTGCAACATAAA GGCAGTAACGCTGTATGACAAGCCAGCTTCTTATTTTAAGGAAACACCATTAGAACTTCAGCATCGTTTGTACATGAAACTTGCCAAAGACTATGAGCCTTTTAAACCACG TACAGAGGCTGTCAGTTCGAATGCTCAGAGGTCTGCCTTTACTGAAATGGATGAAAAAAATGGACACGTGATAAAAACCAGAGGACGGCCGGCTCTTCTGATCAGCAGCACAAGCTGGACAG AGGATGAAGACTTTTCAGTCCTTCTAAAAGCTTTAGAAG ATTATGAGTGCTATATCAATGAAGGAGCAAAGCTTCCATCTTTAGTATGTGTGATAACAG GTAAAGGACCTCTGAAAGACTACTACAATGGACTgataaataaactgcactttaaGCATATCCAGATCTGTACGCCATGGCTTGAAGCTGAGGATTACCCTCTTTTGCTTG gctCAGCAGACCTGGGCGTGTGTCTCCATAAATCATCCAGTGGTTTGGATTTACCCATGAAGGTGGTAGATATGTTTGGCTGTTGTTTACCTGTGTGTGCAATATATTTTGATTG TTTACATGAACTTGTGAAACACGATGAGAATGGCCTGATATTCAGGGACTCGAATGAACTTGCAGAACAACTAAAG ATGCTTTTCCTGGGGTTTCCTACACTGGAAGGCAAACTTCACAGCTTCAGAAAAAACCTCCGTGCATCCAAGCAACTGCGCTGGGACGAGAGTTGGGACCAGACTGTTCTTCCTTTGCTTGGGCAGAATGAATGA
- the EEF2KMT gene encoding protein-lysine N-methyltransferase EEF2KMT isoform X1 has product MAPPGPDPLPLRPAGALSFAAARGSDVRVRHHPARAGQRRPVGTAGRATRCQREGRGFEPPLAPPRGGHQAGDARPAGPWPSRGWRPASSAASWRPGSSALSPGRYDVELEQNLRISPDSSLLLDILHKTVRHPLCAKYPPSTKYRRSFLTELIKKHEATAAEPLDELYDALADILNEEESTRSYKSYLLPSGEPVTLSESVAIVSGGTTGLITWDAALQLAQWAIENNSAFRDRTVLELGSGIGFTGIAICKTCHPKAYVFSDCHPAVLQQLAENIRLNGFVLEPGKTRHIQTEPQGQEEEATNYQNPKLNPRLIVAELDWGSVTEKQLLDLQPDVVIAADVVYDPEIILALIGMLQKLAACRVARKAPEVYIAVTVRNPDTYHLFQAELDKVGIGWQIIPAHSKSIFLYDVQPNVTILQLFI; this is encoded by the exons atggcgccgccgggcccggaCCCGCTCCCACTGCGGCCCGCGGGCGCCCTGTCCTTCGCCGCCGCACGCGGCAGTGACGTCCGCGTGCGTCATCACCCTGCGCGGGCTGGGCAGAGGAGGCCTGTGGGTACTGCCGGCCGCGCAACGCGCTGTCAACGGGAGGGTCGCGGGTTCGAGCCCCCGCTCGCCCCTCCGCGGGGTGGCCACCAGGCCGGGGACGCTCGACCCGCGGGGCCATGGCCCAGCCGGGGTTGGCGACCCGCTTCCAGCGCCGCTTCCTGGCGGCCCGGCAGCTCCGCTCTTTCCCCTGGCCGGTACGATGTG gaactggAACAAAACCTACGGATTTCACCGGATTCCTCCCTGCTCCTGGATATTCTACACAAG ACCGTTCGCCACCCGCTGTGTGCAAAATACCCCCCTTCCACCAAGTACAGGAGATCTTTTCTAACCGAACTCATCAAAAAG CATGAAGCTACGGCAGCTGAACCCCTGGATGAGCTCTACGACGCACTGGCAGATATTTTAAACGAAGAAGAATCCACTCGCTCTTACAAAAGCTACTTGCTG CCCTCGGGAGAGCCCGTCACCCTTTCCGAGAGCGTGGCCATCGTCTCTGGAGGAACGACGGGGCTCATCACCTGGGATGCTGCGCTTCAGCTGGCTCAATGGGCGATAGAGAACAACAGCGCTTTCAGGGACAG GACGGTCTTGGAACTGGGCAGTGGGATTGGCTTCACCGGAATTGCAATCTGTAAAACCTGCCATCCCAAGGCGTATGTATTCAGTGACTGCCACCCCgctgttctccagcagctggCGGAAAACATCCGTTTGAATGGCTTCGTCTTGGAGCCCGGAAAGACCCGTCATATCCAAacagagccccagggccaggaggaAGAAGCAACGAATtaccaaaacccaaaactaaacCCCAGACTCATTGTTGCAGAACTGGACTGGGGCTCGGTTACAGAAAAACAGCTCTTGGATCTTCAACCTGACGTCGTCATCGCAGCAG ACGTGGTATATGATCCAGAGATAATTTTAGCCCTTATTGGTATGCTACAAAAACTCGCCGCTTGCAGAGTGGCCAGAAAAGCTCCTGAGGTCTACATTGCTGTCACCGTTCGTAATCCAGACACGTATCACCTGTTCCAGGCTGAACTCG ATAAAGTTGGGATCGGATGGCAGATTATTCCAGCCCACAGCAAGAGTATTTTTCTCTATGACGTGCAGCCAAACGTAACTATTCTACAGCTGTTTATATAG